The following proteins are encoded in a genomic region of Stutzerimonas stutzeri:
- a CDS encoding 3-phosphoshikimate 1-carboxyvinyltransferase, with protein MSHSEPRHNDTQPQPPAANAALAHDPFIVGLKQRLPEHLRESFTDQQLEGLRSAFATRSWGRHKIDWRGTFSLWSNQYYFVLVGGRNKRNLSRAQRNLSLAAKAGVITLFLFFSMLVGLVVLYLIKSALGINLLPNYSLGLWDWFKGSR; from the coding sequence ATGTCCCATTCCGAACCACGCCATAACGATACACAGCCCCAACCGCCAGCCGCCAACGCTGCGCTGGCGCATGACCCGTTCATCGTCGGGCTCAAGCAACGCCTGCCCGAACACCTGCGTGAAAGCTTTACCGACCAACAACTGGAAGGATTGCGCAGCGCCTTTGCCACTCGCTCCTGGGGCCGCCACAAGATCGACTGGCGCGGCACGTTCAGCCTGTGGAGCAACCAGTACTATTTCGTACTGGTTGGCGGGCGCAACAAACGCAACCTGTCGCGCGCGCAACGCAACCTGTCACTGGCCGCAAAAGCGGGCGTGATCACCCTGTTCCTGTTTTTCTCGATGCTCGTCGGCCTGGTCGTGCTCTATTTGATCAAGTCGGCGCTCGGGATCAACCTGCTGCCGAACTACTCGCTGGGCCTGTGGGACTGGTTCAAAGGCAGCCGCTGA
- a CDS encoding DUF2149 domain-containing protein, with protein MSRRWRSSRFAAGDDDPLGPLANMVDVVLVFACGLIAALVAQTDLLERLDAAKQPVTVERGRELPRLPETQDGSSGKGLESVGQVYRDPATGKLILIGD; from the coding sequence ATGAGTCGACGCTGGCGATCTAGCCGGTTTGCGGCTGGAGATGACGATCCGCTGGGACCTTTGGCCAACATGGTCGACGTGGTGCTGGTGTTCGCCTGTGGCTTGATCGCCGCGTTAGTCGCACAGACCGATTTGCTCGAGCGGCTCGATGCCGCCAAGCAGCCCGTGACGGTCGAGCGCGGGCGAGAATTGCCACGCTTGCCTGAGACGCAGGATGGCAGCTCAGGCAAAGGCCTGGAGAGTGTCGGGCAGGTCTATCGCGATCCGGCGACGGGCAAGCTCATCCTGATCGGCGACTGA
- a CDS encoding MotA/TolQ/ExbB proton channel family protein, translating into MLDDRLFSWLHLLVGWLLQPVTWALFGLVAIMICDAGVAVGERCGGLRRWRMLAVGVIERRARRRLDRADLIARVGPMLGLMGTLIPLGPGLAALGDGNVQILSVAMRVAFDTTVLGLLIGVGGFALGRLRRRWYDELLDELEAAEARDNESTLAI; encoded by the coding sequence GTGCTTGATGATCGATTGTTCAGCTGGCTGCACCTGCTCGTTGGCTGGTTGTTGCAGCCGGTGACCTGGGCGCTGTTCGGGCTCGTGGCGATCATGATCTGCGACGCGGGCGTCGCGGTTGGAGAGCGGTGTGGTGGGCTTCGGCGCTGGCGCATGCTGGCGGTAGGCGTCATCGAGCGACGCGCCAGGCGGCGGCTTGACCGCGCCGATCTGATCGCCCGTGTCGGGCCGATGCTCGGTCTGATGGGCACCTTGATCCCGCTCGGTCCGGGCTTGGCGGCGCTGGGTGACGGCAACGTACAGATACTCAGTGTTGCGATGCGGGTGGCCTTCGATACCACCGTGCTCGGGCTGCTGATCGGGGTGGGCGGCTTTGCGCTCGGCCGTTTGCGACGGCGTTGGTACGACGAATTGCTGGACGAGCTCGAAGCGGCGGAGGCGCGCGATAATGAGTCGACGCTGGCGATCTAG